DNA from Kitasatospora acidiphila:
CGCCGGCTGGACCTGGCGGCCAGCATGGTGGGCCGCCCGGCGGTGCTCTTCCTGGACGAGCCGACCACCGGCCTCGACCCGCGCAGCCGCAACGAGGTCTGGGACGAGGTCCGCGGCATGGCCCAGGACGGCACGGCGGTGCTGCTCACCACCCAGTACATGGAGGAGGCCGAGCAGTTGGCGTCCGAGCTGACCGTGATCGACGGCGGCAAGGTGGTCGCGGCCGGACCGGTGGACGAGCTGAAGGCCGAGGTCGGCGGGCGGACCCTGCGGATCCGGCCGGGCGGCGACGGGCAGTTGGAGCGCCTGGTGAAGGCGCTGACGGCGGCCGAGCTGGCGCCGCGCGAGGAGGCCCGGCTGTCCCAGCGGGACGGGGTGCTGGCGATGCCCGTCCGCGGCGAGGAGCACCTGACCGCCGTGATCGCGCTGCTCGGTGCCGAGGGCATCCCGGTCGCCGAGATCGACACCAGCCTGCCCAGCCTGGACGAGGTGTTCCTGACCCTGACCGGCAAGCCGGCCGAGTCCGGCCAGGCCGATTCACGAGAGGCGGTCCGGGTGTGAGTGCCACCGCGAGCTTCCACCACGTCGGCGCGCTGGTGCGGCGCAACCTGCTGCTGATCCGGGCGAACCCGGACTCGCTCTTCGACGTGCTGCTGATGCCGGTGATCTACACGGTGCTGTTCGTCTACGTCTTCGGCGGCGCGGTCTCCGGCAGCCAGCACGACTACGTGCAGTACGTGATGCCCGGTCTGCTCGGCCTGGTCGCGGTGAACGTCGCGATGACCGCCGGCGTCGGGGTGAACTCGGACTTCGGCACCGGGGTGATGGACCGGTTCCGCACCCTGCCGATCGCCCGCTCCTCGGTGCTGGTGGCCAAGGTGCTGGTGGAGGCCGCGCGGATGGCGGCGGCGATGGCCGTGCTGCTCCTGATGGGCCTGCTGCTGGGCCTGGACGCCAAGGCCGGGGTGCTCAGGCTGCTCGGCTCGATCGGGCTGACCATGGTGTTCGGGATCTCGCTGCTCTGGGTCTCGGTGCTGCTCGGGCTGGTGCTGAAGAGCCCCCAGGCGGTGCAGGGCCTGGGCATGATCGTGGTGCTGCCGCTGCAGTTCGGCAGTTCGGTGTTCGCGCCGACCGGCACCATGCCCGGCTGGCTGCGGGCCTTCACCAAGGTGAACCCGCTGTCGAGCCTGGCGGACGCCTGCCGCGCGCTGACCGACGGCGGCTCGGCCGCCGGCCCGGTGGTCGTCACCCTGGCCTGGGCGCTGGGCATCGCGCTGCTGACCGGACCGCTGGCCGTGGCCAAGTTCCACCGGGCGGCCCGATGACCGCGCCCCGGCCGACCGCGCCGCAGGCGGCCGAGGTCTTCGCCGCACTGGCCGACTTCATCGGCGAGGAGGACTTCGTCTGCCTGGGGGCCCGGGCGGCGCTGCGCCGGGGCACCATCGTGCACCACCACTTCGAGGAGTTGGGCGACGAGTCGTCGGTGTCGGCCCATCTCGCGGCGCTGGACGCGTTCCTGGCCGGATTCGAGCCCGACTCCCGCAGTTTCACCTCGTTCGTGGCCACCTTCGAGCGGCCCGGGGACACCACCGAGCCGGAGTTCGAGGCGGTGCTCTGGCGGCACCTGCAGGCGCTGCACGACCAGGACCGCCGGCACCCGTGGAGCGGGCTGTACGACTCCGATCCGGGCTCGGCCGACTTCGCGTACTCGATCCACGGCCACCCGTTCTTCGTGGTCGGCCTGCACCCCGGGGCGTCCCGGCCGAGCCGGCGGTTCCGGCGCCCGGCCCTGGTCTTCAACTCCCATCTCCAGTTCAACGCGCTGGGCATCAACTTCTTCAAGCTGCGCGGGCGGATCCGCAAGCGGGAGAAGGCCCTCCACGGATCGGTCAACCCGAGTTTCACCACCTACAAGGACGAGGCGCGGCACCACAGCGGCCGGATGACCGAGCAGGACTGGCGCTGTCCGTTCGTACCGCACCCTCCCTCGGCCTGACGCAGCCGCTGACCACCAGTCAGCGTGCTGCCGCCCCCTCTTCGGTCCCGCCCGCACCGAATGCCGTTGTTCAACCGCAGTCACTCGTCACCCAACTCCGTACTCCGCATGATCCTCTTGCCATGTTCCGTACGAAAGTTTGTCAAAACGATGTTGAATGATGAGACAAAACTGATGCGGTGGTGGCTGGCACGCGGAACACCGGGGGTGGTTCAGCAGTGGGTCAGATCCTGTTCAGAGTCCTCGGCCCCCTGGAGGTCGAGAGTGACGGACGGCGGGTGCCGCTCGGTGGTGCCCGGCAGCGAACGATCCTGTCCATGCTGCTGCTCTCCCCGGACCGGATCGTCTCGGTGGAGAACCTGGTCGAGGCGGTGTGGCCGGCGGGAGCACCGGCCACCGCGCGGAACCAGGTGGCGATCTGCGTCGCCGGCCTGCGCAAGCTGTTCCGGATATCGGCCGGAATCACCGACCTGATCCGCACCGAGCCACCGGGCTACCTACTGGCCCTGCGCGGGCACGAGTTGGACACCGTGACGGCGGAGCGGCTGGCCGAGGCAGCCCGCGAGGCCGCCAGAGCCGGGCGGACCGACGAGGCGAACGCCTTGGTGGAACGGGCCCTTGAGCTGTGGCGCGGCCCGGTGCTCGACGGCATGACCGCGCACCGGATCAAGGTGGCGGCCGGGCGGCTGGACGAGCGAAGACTCGAACTCCTCGAGGAGAGAGCCGAGTTGCAGCTTCAACTAGGTCAGCACCGGACCCTGGCCGGCGAGCTCGCGGCCCTGGTGCAGGAGCATCCGCTGCGCGAGCAGCCCCGCGTCCAGCTGATGCTTGCTCAATACCGCAGCGGCAGGCGGGCGGAGGCGCTGGCGCTGTTCCGCGAGGGCCGCCGGCTGATGGTCGAGGAGCTGGGCATCGAGCCCGGCCCGGCCCTGCAGACCCTGCAGCACCTGATCCTGCAGGACTCCCCGGAACTGAGCCGCCCCGACCACCGGGCCGGCGGCATCCCGTCGGCCCCGCTGCCCGCCCAACTGCTCGCGGACGTGGCGGCGTTCACCGGGCGCGCCACCGAACTGGCCCGGCTGGACCGGATCCTGGAGGAGGACGACGCCACCCGGCCGCTGACCGTGGCGGCGATCACCGGAGTGGCCGGGGTCGGCAAGACCGCACTGGCGATGCACTGGGCGAACCGGGTGGCCGTCCGGTTCCCCGACGGGCAGCTCTTCGCCGACCTGCGCGGCTACGACGAGCAGCACGACCCGCTCGGGCCGTCCGGCGCGCTGGACCGGTTCCTACGCGCCCTCGGGGTG
Protein-coding regions in this window:
- a CDS encoding ATP-binding cassette domain-containing protein, which translates into the protein MTPLPNADDPAVAVQGLVKRYGGPDGVTALAGVDLAVRRGTVLGVLGANGAGKTTLVRILCTLVRPDAGTVTVGGHDVLRRPKEVRRMIGLTGQYAAVDGKLPGRETLYLIGRLLDLGRKEARARADELLERFSLTDAAGRPADTYSGGMRRRLDLAASMVGRPAVLFLDEPTTGLDPRSRNEVWDEVRGMAQDGTAVLLTTQYMEEAEQLASELTVIDGGKVVAAGPVDELKAEVGGRTLRIRPGGDGQLERLVKALTAAELAPREEARLSQRDGVLAMPVRGEEHLTAVIALLGAEGIPVAEIDTSLPSLDEVFLTLTGKPAESGQADSREAVRV
- a CDS encoding ABC transporter permease; this encodes MSATASFHHVGALVRRNLLLIRANPDSLFDVLLMPVIYTVLFVYVFGGAVSGSQHDYVQYVMPGLLGLVAVNVAMTAGVGVNSDFGTGVMDRFRTLPIARSSVLVAKVLVEAARMAAAMAVLLLMGLLLGLDAKAGVLRLLGSIGLTMVFGISLLWVSVLLGLVLKSPQAVQGLGMIVVLPLQFGSSVFAPTGTMPGWLRAFTKVNPLSSLADACRALTDGGSAAGPVVVTLAWALGIALLTGPLAVAKFHRAAR
- the gntA gene encoding guanitoxin biosynthesis heme-dependent pre-guanitoxin N-hydroxylase GntA, producing the protein MTAPRPTAPQAAEVFAALADFIGEEDFVCLGARAALRRGTIVHHHFEELGDESSVSAHLAALDAFLAGFEPDSRSFTSFVATFERPGDTTEPEFEAVLWRHLQALHDQDRRHPWSGLYDSDPGSADFAYSIHGHPFFVVGLHPGASRPSRRFRRPALVFNSHLQFNALGINFFKLRGRIRKREKALHGSVNPSFTTYKDEARHHSGRMTEQDWRCPFVPHPPSA